Genomic window (Sulfurimonas sp.):
AATGAACCAAATGATTTGATAAGTGTTGATTTAACTAGCATCTATGCAGATTTAAAAAATTATAGACTTCGAGGAAGAGTTGTAGGTAATAAATTAGTTCCATATTACACAAGAGAACAAATTGAAAACCAAGAGATAGATGCTAAAGTTATTTGTTATACAGACTCAAAGATAGACCTTTTCTTTTTAGAAGTTCAAGGTTCTGGAATGGTAAGTTTTGAAAATGAAGAAAGTATTTTTGTAGGTTTTGCAAATCAAAATGGACATAAATATAGTTCTATTGGTAAATATTTGGTAGAAAAGGGTGAGATAGAGCAACAACTTATATCTTTACAAAGTATTAAAAAGTGGTTTAAAAAAAATCCTAGTAGAATTGATGAAGTTTTAAACTATAACAAATCAGTAGTCTTTTTTAAAGAAAAAAAGCACTCTGCATCTGGTTCCCTTGGTCTGGTTTTAACACCAGAGCGTTCTGTTGCAGTAGATAAAAATATCATAAAATTAGGAAGCATATTGTTCTTAGATGCTATGATAGATGGAAAGAAGGTAGATAAAATAGTGATGGCAGAAGATACAGGTGGGGCAATAAAAGGCGAAGTAAGAGTAGATATGTTTTTTGGTTCTTCAAAGAGAGCTAGTAGAGTTGCTGGAGAATTAAAATCAGATTTAAAATTATGGATATTACTACCAAAGGAAGATAATTGAGAGGTTCATTAGATAAGTTTAACCGTTTAGTAGATGCTCTGCAAGAACTTCCAACAATAGGAAAAAAGTCTGCAACAAGATTAGCATATCATATGGCAATAAATGATACCTTTGTTGGTATGAAAATATCTCAAGCAATAGAGGATGCATTAGGAAGTTTGAGAAAATGTAGAGTATGTGGTGGAATGAGTGAAGATGAACTTTGCTCGATTTGTAGTGATGAAAGGCGGGACCAAACTCTACTATGTATAATAGAAAATGCAAAAGATGTACTTTTACTAGAAGAAAATGGTCTATTTGATGGTAAATATTTTGTACTAGATTCTCTAGAAGAGATAACTGTTTCACATCTTGTGAAAATGGTAGAAAATGGAGTTAAAGAAGTTGTTTTTGCTATTACTCCATCTATCTCAAACGATGCTGTGATTTTATATATAGAAGAAAAACTAAATTCTTTTGATATAAATTTTTCAAGAATTGCACAAGGTGTTCCAACTGGAGTAAGTTTAGAAAATGTCGATATACTATCTCTTACAAGAGCATTAGAAGATAGAGTAAAGGTTTAAAGTGCGATATATATATTTATTTTTTATTTTTTTTACTAGCATCTATGCTTTAGAAAATATACAAACGAAAGAGATAGAAGATAAAGATGCTAAAAATAGTATGAAAACATGGATAGATGGTGGTTTTGGTTTAAAGCCATATAGAACTAACTATCTCTTACCCTTTGGTTATAGAACAAATGGTACATATGATAATTATTCTCCTACGGGTGATTATAAAAAAATGGAAGCAGAGCTACAAATTAGTTTGAAATTGAATGTTGGAAGTGGACTTTTTGGATTAGATGAAAAATATTATTTATCTTATACTCACAAAGCCTTTTGGCAAATATATATGGAATCTTCTCCTTTTAGAGAAACAACATATAATCCAGAAGCTTTTGTAGTTTTTTCCCGTTAAAGATAAAGATTCTTTTTTAAATATGAAGTCTATAAAAGTAGCCTTGGCTCATCGCTCAAATGGACAAGGAACAAATGAAGGTAAAGTTATAGTAACAAATCAAAACTATAACACAGGAAATCAATCTAGGAGTATGAATACCTTTTATACAGAATTTTCATTTCAACACGATACTTTAGTTACTGAATTTAAAATTTGGATACCATTTTATGAAACAATACATGGAACTGATAACCCTGATATAATGGAGTATATTGGATATACCTCATTGAAATTCAACTATTTTTTACAAAAACATATGTTTACTTTAATGGGAAGAGGGAATATAGAAACAGGAAATGGTGCAGTTGAAGCCACTTACTCTTATCCACTCATAAAAGATACCTATTTTTATACAAAAGCCTTTACAGGATATGGTGAGAGTTTGATTGATTACAATAACTATGTAACAAAATTTTCTATTGGATTTAGTTTTTCAAGATAAGAGGTAGTTACTATTTTTTAGAATTATGAGGTTCGTTTCTTTTTTTTCGTTTGTTTTGAAGTCGTTCACGAAAGTTCTTTAGCCTATCTATTTCGGCAGTGTTCATTTTAACATCAGCATTACCTATGATTTCACCATGTTTTATATCTAGCATGTCTGATTTACTCATGGCTAAAATTTGAGATGGAAAAACGCTTCTGTGTCCTGTCATAAAAAAGCTTATAACAACTGATATGGCGGCATAATGTGCAACTTCAATCCCAAAAAGTTCCATAGCCATAATGGTCGCGGCAATTGGTGCATTTGTAGTTCCAGCAAGAACACTAACAAAACCAATGGCTGCGAAAAATGTTATATGGTCACCCATAAGTGTACCAAATAAATTACCGCTTGTTGCTCCTATATAAAAGATTGGTGTAACTATTCCACCACTTCCTCCAGAACCTAGAGTAATAGCAGTAAAAATTGTTTTTAAAATAAAAGCGTACCAAGGTATATTTGCGTTAAGAGTAGCATCTGGTCGTAGGGCTTGATCAATCGTTTCAATACCTAATCCAAAATACTCATCTCCAAAAACAAATGATAATCCAACAAGAAAAAGACCACCACCAAATGCTTTTATATAAACATTTAAAGGTATTTTAGTGATAGCTCTTTCTATTCGTTTTAAAAAAGTTATCGTTATATCAGAAATCAAACCAAAAAATAATCCAGCAAGAATAACTTTAAGAATAAGCGGTAGATTTAAAGTAACTGTTTGATGAAAATTTATATCAAAATAAGTGTAGTCAATACCAAGGTATTGAGCAGTTGAAAAGGCTGCAAAACCTGCAATGAAAGATGGAAGAAGAACATCATAACGAATTAGTCCAACTATTAAAACTTCAACTCCAAATATTGCACCTGCTATTGGTGTTCCAAATACAGAAGCAAAACCTGCCCCAATTCCACAAATAACAAGTTTTTTTCTATCTTCTTTTGAAAAGTGAAATAGGTCAGAAATAAAAGAAGCCATACCCGCACCAATTTGCGCACCTGGACCTTCCTTCCCAACAGAACCCCCAGTAAATATGGTTACAACAGTTGTTAGAAGCTTTATGGGAATAACGGCAATTTCAATTTTCCCACTTTTTTTATGTACTGCTTCTATAACTTTTTCAGTACCATGACCTTGCGCATCTGGAGCAAATGTTTTTACTAACCAAACAGTTGTAACTAAACCAAAGGGAAGAAGATAGTAGTGTGGAAAACCAACTACATGTTGATTGTTTTCAGAGAATTGCAAAATATTTAAAAAGAGGGTAACTGTTGCTCCAATAATTATACCAATAAAAGAGGAGAGAAGCAGCCATTTAGCGACACTAAAAAAAATAGTTGTTTGTTCAATTGTATGTTTTTTCATCTGTAAATATATTGTACTCTTATTTATTATTAATTACTACAGATTAAAGCTCTTTTGCATAAAAAATTTTATTTTTTTGAGTTTTAGTTCTTTATTTACAAACAATTCGTTTGCTAAAACACCTTGACCCAAAAGCATATCTGCTCCATCTTTGTAGGTTATAGCCTTTTCATTCGCTTGTTTTAGGAATGGTGTTAGGTTACCATAGATAGCATCTGCTACAAACAAAGTATTGTCTAAAATATCATCAATCATATCTTTTGGAGCTGGTAATTCATCATCTTTTAGTCCAGCACTTGTTGTATTTACTACTAGGTCATACTTTTCTAACTCAAAATTATCCCAAGTATAGCATCTATGTGCAATATCTTTAAAATATTCTAATCTTGAAGCACTTCTGTTTAAAACACTAACTTTTATATTGTTTTGAATAAGTCTAGATGCTAATGCTTTTGCAGTTCCGCCTGCGCCAATAACAAGAACATTATTAATCTTTCCAAACTCTTCAATTGCAAACATAAATCCATCTGCATCTGTGTTATAACCGATGAGTTTACCATTTTCATTTATGAGTGTATTTACAACACCAACTTTTTTCGCAAAACCTCTAACTTCATCACAAGCTTTAAAAGCTGCTTCTTTATGTGGAACTGTGACATTTGCACCAGATAGTTTTAAGTTGAAAAAGGTTTCTCTTAATTTTGTTCCATCTAGTAGATGCACACGAGTATAGCAAGCTTTATAGTTTAAGCCTTTAAAAACACTATTGTGCATAAGTGGAGAACGAGAATGTGATACGGGATTACCAAAGATAGCAAATAGTTTTTTCATATAATTTTTTTTAATCTTTGTCTAGGTCTTCTAGGGAATGAATGAGAGCACCGAGCTTATTTTTAACTTCTAAATATTCTAACTCATTTTGACTATCTGCAACAATACCAGCTCCAGCTTGAAGAATTACTTTATCTTCTTTTACCATCGCTGTTCGTATAGTTATTGCACTGTCCATATTTCCATCAAAACCAAAATAACCGATGCTTCCACTGTAAAAACCTCTTTTAAGACCTTCATATTGAGCTATTAATTCCATCGCTCTAATCTTTGGTGCTCCAGTCATTGTTCCTGCTGTAAAAGTTGCCATAAACAAATCAAACATATCTTTGCCTTCTTCAAGCTCGGCGGTAACATCTGAAACTATATGCATAACATGAGAAAATCGTTCAATATGCATCATATCTTGAACTTTTACACTTCCAGTTTTTGCAACACGACTTACATCATTTCTACCTAAATCTATGAGCATTAGATGCTCTGCTAACTCTTTTGGATCTGCTAGAAGTTCATCTTCCATCTCTTTATCTTCAAGTTTTGTAGCACCTCTTTTTCTAGTTCCTGCGATAGGGCGAAGAAGAAGTTCTCCATTTGTTAGTCTAACCATGACTTCTGGTGAACTTCCTACTATATTGAACTCATCGTATTCTAGTAAAAACATATATGGAGAGGGATTTTTTGTTCTTAGAATTCTGTAAAAACTAAAAGGGTCAACTTTTATGTTTCTTGTAAAACGGTTAGTCATTAAAATCTGAAAAACATCACCACTTCTAATCATCTTTTTAGAATCATCTATCATTTTGAAAAATTTATCTTTTGAGTGAGCAAATGTTCCTTTGTCATTTCCGATATTGTTTTTCATATGTACATATTCATAATTAGTTTTAAGTGATTTTTCTATGAACTCAAATTTATCATTCATCTCTTTTTCTATACTAACAAGAGTGATTTGATGGTTTTTATGTGAATAAACGAGTATAATTTTTGGAAGCATTAAATCTAAGTCTGGTGTATTTAACTCATCTTTTAAGTTCTCCATTGTAGAACTAAGTTTTGGCTCAAATACTTTAACCATGTCATAACCAATATATCCTATAAATCCATCAACGAAGCCAATATTTAACTTTGCTGTTGCCTCTTTATATATAGTAGCATCAATTTTTTTATAATACTCTTTTAAAAAGCTAAAAGGGTTTTGTGGTTTTATATGTTTTTTACCAGTTGCATCTGTATAGATTGTTTGGTTATTTATGTATTGAAGTCGTTCTCTTGCACCTATGCAGATAAAACTATAGTTTCCATCACTTTGACCAGCACTTTCAAAAAGATAACTTATCTCATTTTTAAAAAGCTGTTTCATTTTAGAGTAAACAGCAATAGGTGCTAATTGGTCTAGTATAAATTGTTTAGAGTATATCATTAAAGTTTAACTAAAAAAGCACCTGCTTCTATGTTACTTCTTAAAACTCTTAGGGCTGCACGAGCTTCTCTTTCTGTATAAAAAGGACCAACTAAAACTTTTGTTAAGTTTTTTACTTTATGAAACTTATATCTATAACCTTGACTTAAAATAGAGTCTAGGAATTTCTTATTTGGTTCGTATTTTGAAAATGAACCAACTTGAATAAAGTAAGCTTTAACGGTAGAAACCTCTTTTGTAGGGGCTTTTATAACTTTTTTAGGTTTTATTTTTTTAACTTCTTTTTTTACAGGTGCTTTTGTTTTCACTTTTGCAATTTTTGTTTCTTTTAAAGATTCTTTTTTCAATCTCTTTGCTATTTCATCTAAAGAATCACTATTTTTAGACTCTTCTTCAATAATTATAACTTCTTCAAATAATGGTTCACTCTCTTGTTCAGGAGTTACTTTTGTTTGCTGAACAGGAAGAGGGATAGGTTGAGGAAGGTTTTCTTTAGCATCTGGGGTTAAAGTGCTCATTAACATAACAACTATGATAAGAATTACACCAAGTGTAGCTACAGCCAAAACAATTTTTTTGTTTCCTCCGCTAGAGCCACCTCTATTTAAAATAATATCATTTAATTCATTTTTTTCATTCATAATTTTCATTTCCCAAAATTTTATTTACTTTATCATATCAAAAAATATGTTTATATATGCTTTACATGTGTTTTGACCAAGAAGCACCACGCTCTTTGGCATAAACTTCATATGGTAAGGTTAAAATATTATACTCATCAGGCATATCAGCATTTGGGAACATTCTCCACTGTTTTGGTTGTTTTGCAGATAGTTTCATACTAATCATTTTCCCAAGTTGTATAGCTTCTTGCAGAGTTGTATGACCTTTATGAATATAAACATGAAGATGACCATCTGTCTTTGTTGAATAAGCTGTGAAATTTATATAGCCTTCTTCACGAAGAAGAAGCTGAGTTTTATGATAAAATCGTTCAGGATCTCTACCATTATAATCAATCACAATATTTTCAACTTTTGTATGTTTGTTTACAATAGAATGGGCAATCGTAATATCACCTTTTAGGTGTTGGTTGATTAATGACTGCGTTAAAGGTGCATTTATTTTTTCAAATTTATTGTAAAAAGTACGACCTTTAAATGTAAGCTTTTCAACTACTGTATCTCTTTTTATCCAGTAGTGATCATTTACCATTTTAATAAGTTTTAAATCCATCGCAGTCATTGTTTTACCTTAATATGTTGATTGATTATAAATTACAAAATTTTGAGCTAAGGCTTTAAGTTCTTCTTTAATAGTAGCTTGAAGCTGTGTGTTATTAATATCATCAAGAACATCAGCCATTTTGTTTGCGATTAGTTCAAACTCGGCTTCTTTCATACCACGAGAAGTTAAAGCAGCTGAACCAACTCTTATACCAGAAGTTACAAATGGACTTCTAGTTTCACCTGGAACTGTATTTTTATTGATAGTTATACCAGCGTTACCAAGAGCTAAGTCAGCATCTTTTCCTGAAATCTCACTTCCAACAAAAGAAACAAGTATCAAGTGGTTATCAGTTCCGCCTGAAACTACATCATATCCGCGTTTAACCATTACTTCGCCAAGGATTTTAGCATTTATTTTTACTTGCTTAGCGTACTCTTTCCATTCTGGAGATAAGTTGTATTTAAAACCAACAGCTTTAGCAGCAATAACATGAACAAGTGGACCACCTTGAAGAGCAGGGAAGATAGCAGAGTTTATTTTCTTTGCAATATCTTCATCATTTGTCATAATCATACCACCGCGAGGACCTGCTAAAGTTTTGTGCGTTGTAGTTGTAACAACATCCGCATAAGGAAAAGGACTAGGATGCTCATCAGCACATACAAGACCTGCTATATGAGCAATATCAGCAAATAAAATCGCACCAACAGCATCAGCTATTTCACGAAACTTTTTAAAGTCAATTTCACGAGCATAAGCAGACGCACCACAAACGATGATTTTAGGTTTTACAATTTGAGCAATGTCCATAACTCTTTCATAGTTAATACGACCATCAAGCTCAACACCATAAGTAAAACTAGAGTAGTTTTTACCTGAAAAAGAAGGTTTTGAACCATGTGTTAAATGACCACCATGACTTAAGTCCATACCAAGAAGTTTATCACCAGCTTTTAAAAGTGCTGCATAAACTGCACCATTTGCTTGGCTTCCTGAGTGTGGTTGAACATTTGCAAAGTTACATCCAAAAAGTTCACAAGCTCTGTCTATGGCTAGTTGCTCAACACCATCAGCATATTCACAACCACCGTAGTAGCGTTTAGCAGGGTAACCCTCAGCATATTTGTTAGTAAAAACTGAACCCATAGCTTCCATAACTGCAGGAAGTGTAAAGTTCTCAGATGCAATCATCTCTAAGTGGTCAGTTTGGCGCTCTAACTCTTTTTCGCATAAATTGTAAATTTCGCTATCGTACTCTTTTAAAAAACTCATGATATAAAATTCCTTATTATATTTGATTGGATTATACTCAATATTTAATAATAAATGACTGAA
Coding sequences:
- a CDS encoding murein transglycosylase A, which translates into the protein MKNTLMLFVIIILFLGCAKEEKSIFSSSSFEELPRWQDENHKKALNSFINSCKSKKTQKLYSHLCQKATLSQNPKTFFETEFDVFKIQSLDANKKGLLTGYYEPTIRGSFIKKEPYIYPLYNEPNDLISVDLTSIYADLKNYRLRGRVVGNKLVPYYTREQIENQEIDAKVICYTDSKIDLFFLEVQGSGMVSFENEESIFVGFANQNGHKYSSIGKYLVEKGEIEQQLISLQSIKKWFKKNPSRIDEVLNYNKSVVFFKEKKHSASGSLGLVLTPERSVAVDKNIIKLGSILFLDAMIDGKKVDKIVMAEDTGGAIKGEVRVDMFFGSSKRASRVAGELKSDLKLWILLPKEDN
- the recR gene encoding recombination mediator RecR; this encodes MRGSLDKFNRLVDALQELPTIGKKSATRLAYHMAINDTFVGMKISQAIEDALGSLRKCRVCGGMSEDELCSICSDERRDQTLLCIIENAKDVLLLEENGLFDGKYFVLDSLEEITVSHLVKMVENGVKEVVFAITPSISNDAVILYIEEKLNSFDINFSRIAQGVPTGVSLENVDILSLTRALEDRVKV
- a CDS encoding phospholipase A, whose product is MRYIYLFFIFFTSIYALENIQTKEIEDKDAKNSMKTWIDGGFGLKPYRTNYLLPFGYRTNGTYDNYSPTGDYKKMEAELQISLKLNVGSGLFGLDEKYYLSYTHKAFWQIYMESSPFRETTYNPEAFVVFSR
- a CDS encoding phospholipase A; this encodes MKSIKVALAHRSNGQGTNEGKVIVTNQNYNTGNQSRSMNTFYTEFSFQHDTLVTEFKIWIPFYETIHGTDNPDIMEYIGYTSLKFNYFLQKHMFTLMGRGNIETGNGAVEATYSYPLIKDTYFYTKAFTGYGESLIDYNNYVTKFSIGFSFSR
- a CDS encoding chloride channel protein, with amino-acid sequence MKKHTIEQTTIFFSVAKWLLLSSFIGIIIGATVTLFLNILQFSENNQHVVGFPHYYLLPFGLVTTVWLVKTFAPDAQGHGTEKVIEAVHKKSGKIEIAVIPIKLLTTVVTIFTGGSVGKEGPGAQIGAGMASFISDLFHFSKEDRKKLVICGIGAGFASVFGTPIAGAIFGVEVLIVGLIRYDVLLPSFIAGFAAFSTAQYLGIDYTYFDINFHQTVTLNLPLILKVILAGLFFGLISDITITFLKRIERAITKIPLNVYIKAFGGGLFLVGLSFVFGDEYFGLGIETIDQALRPDATLNANIPWYAFILKTIFTAITLGSGGSGGIVTPIFYIGATSGNLFGTLMGDHITFFAAIGFVSVLAGTTNAPIAATIMAMELFGIEVAHYAAISVVISFFMTGHRSVFPSQILAMSKSDMLDIKHGEIIGNADVKMNTAEIDRLKNFRERLQNKRKKRNEPHNSKK
- a CDS encoding shikimate dehydrogenase, which produces MKKLFAIFGNPVSHSRSPLMHNSVFKGLNYKACYTRVHLLDGTKLRETFFNLKLSGANVTVPHKEAAFKACDEVRGFAKKVGVVNTLINENGKLIGYNTDADGFMFAIEEFGKINNVLVIGAGGTAKALASRLIQNNIKVSVLNRSASRLEYFKDIAHRCYTWDNFELEKYDLVVNTTSAGLKDDELPAPKDMIDDILDNTLFVADAIYGNLTPFLKQANEKAITYKDGADMLLGQGVLANELFVNKELKLKKIKFFMQKSFNL
- a CDS encoding anthranilate synthase component I family protein is translated as MIYSKQFILDQLAPIAVYSKMKQLFKNEISYLFESAGQSDGNYSFICIGARERLQYINNQTIYTDATGKKHIKPQNPFSFLKEYYKKIDATIYKEATAKLNIGFVDGFIGYIGYDMVKVFEPKLSSTMENLKDELNTPDLDLMLPKIILVYSHKNHQITLVSIEKEMNDKFEFIEKSLKTNYEYVHMKNNIGNDKGTFAHSKDKFFKMIDDSKKMIRSGDVFQILMTNRFTRNIKVDPFSFYRILRTKNPSPYMFLLEYDEFNIVGSSPEVMVRLTNGELLLRPIAGTRKRGATKLEDKEMEDELLADPKELAEHLMLIDLGRNDVSRVAKTGSVKVQDMMHIERFSHVMHIVSDVTAELEEGKDMFDLFMATFTAGTMTGAPKIRAMELIAQYEGLKRGFYSGSIGYFGFDGNMDSAITIRTAMVKEDKVILQAGAGIVADSQNELEYLEVKNKLGALIHSLEDLDKD
- a CDS encoding SPOR domain-containing protein, translated to MNEKNELNDIILNRGGSSGGNKKIVLAVATLGVILIIVVMLMSTLTPDAKENLPQPIPLPVQQTKVTPEQESEPLFEEVIIIEEESKNSDSLDEIAKRLKKESLKETKIAKVKTKAPVKKEVKKIKPKKVIKAPTKEVSTVKAYFIQVGSFSKYEPNKKFLDSILSQGYRYKFHKVKNLTKVLVGPFYTEREARAALRVLRSNIEAGAFLVKL
- a CDS encoding DUF1882 domain-containing protein: MTAMDLKLIKMVNDHYWIKRDTVVEKLTFKGRTFYNKFEKINAPLTQSLINQHLKGDITIAHSIVNKHTKVENIVIDYNGRDPERFYHKTQLLLREEGYINFTAYSTKTDGHLHVYIHKGHTTLQEAIQLGKMISMKLSAKQPKQWRMFPNADMPDEYNILTLPYEVYAKERGASWSKHM
- a CDS encoding serine hydroxymethyltransferase, giving the protein MSFLKEYDSEIYNLCEKELERQTDHLEMIASENFTLPAVMEAMGSVFTNKYAEGYPAKRYYGGCEYADGVEQLAIDRACELFGCNFANVQPHSGSQANGAVYAALLKAGDKLLGMDLSHGGHLTHGSKPSFSGKNYSSFTYGVELDGRINYERVMDIAQIVKPKIIVCGASAYAREIDFKKFREIADAVGAILFADIAHIAGLVCADEHPSPFPYADVVTTTTHKTLAGPRGGMIMTNDEDIAKKINSAIFPALQGGPLVHVIAAKAVGFKYNLSPEWKEYAKQVKINAKILGEVMVKRGYDVVSGGTDNHLILVSFVGSEISGKDADLALGNAGITINKNTVPGETRSPFVTSGIRVGSAALTSRGMKEAEFELIANKMADVLDDINNTQLQATIKEELKALAQNFVIYNQSTY